A segment of the Sphingopyxis sp. OAS728 genome:
CTCAAGGGCCGCGTCGACGTCTATGAGATCGACACGTTGGTCGCGACGAATATCGCGCGCCGCCAGCAGGCCACGACCGGCCTCCTCCCGATGGACAATCTGCAGGGGCTCGTTTCGATCGGCGGTTGATCGGCGGATATAGGGCATGGCCTTGCGCCGCGCACCGTCCTACTATGCTGCGCAATGCGCTTCGTCCGTCCCGCCGCCGCTCTGTTGCTCACCGCATCGCTACCGTTCGCGCTCGCCAGTTGCGGCCTGTTCGGCGAACGCGGCCCGGTGAAAATCGCCGCCATCGGCCCCATCAATGCCGCCGCCTCCCCCCTGAATGGCGAATTGTCCGCCGCCAACGCCGCCCTGCTCGACGCGACCTCGCAAGGGCTCGTCAGCTATGACGGCGAGGGACAGATCGACACCGGCCTTGCTGACCGCTGGACCGTCACCACCGACGGGCGCAGCTATATCTTCCGCCTGCGCGAAGCCAAATGGACGAGCGGGCGCAAGGTCACGGCCGAGGATGTCGCCGCGATCCTGCGCTCCTATCTCGCCCCCGCGAGCCGTCACGTCCTGAAAAGCGATTTTCCCGAGATCGAAACGATCAAGGCGATGACCGACACGGTGATCGAGATCCGCCTTGCGGTGCCGCAACCCGGGATTCTCGAACTTCTCGCCCAGCCGTCGATGGCGATCGTCAACAAGGGTATGGGCTGGGGACCGATGCGCCCGCGCAAGATCGGCCGCGCGGTGCTGCTCTCGCCCGTTCCCGATCCGCTCGCCGAGGACCCGGAGGCGGCCGAAGCCGCAGCTAATGATCCTGCCGCCTCGATCGAACTCACCGGCACGACGCCGCAAGGCGCGCTCGCGCGCTTCAAGAATGGCTATGCCGATGGCGTCATCGGCGGTCGTTTTTCGACCCTGCCCTATTTCGCGGCGTCGAATATCGGTCGCTCGCGCCTTGTCGTCGACCCCGTCCCCGGCCTGTTCGGCCTCTCCTTCGTCCGCGCCGAGGGTTTCCTCGCGACCGACGCCAATCGCGACGCGCTTGTCCGCGCGATCCGGCGCGAGCGATTGGTCGAGGCGTTCGGCCTGTCCGAATGGCAGCCGCAGGTCACGCTCCGCCCATCGCTCTACGCGCGCGATAGCGGCCCCGCGCCGCTCGTCCCCGTCTGGGCCGAATATGACGAGGCTTCGCGGATTGCGCAGGCGAAGCGCGCCGTCGATGCCTGGCGCGGCGCCGGACGCGAAATCGAGCCGCTGCGCATCGCCGTCCCCGACACCCCCGGCGGCCGCATCCTTTTCGCCTATGTGTCCGCCGATTTCAAAGCGATCGGCGTGCCGAGCCGCCGCGTTCCCATGGCTTCAACCGCCGACCTTCGCCTGATCGACGAAGTCGCGCCGAACGACGATGCCCTATGGGCGCTCCGCCGCCTGTCGTGCCGGCGCGATACGCTCTGCAACCGCGAAGCACAGGAACTGATCGACCAAGCGACGGCCAACATCGATGCCGGCCAGCGCCGCGTGCAGGTGAGCGAGGCCGAGGCGGTTCTTGCCCGCTACGCCCCCTTCATCCCGCTCGCGACGCCGCTTCGCTGGTCGGTCGCGTCGCAGCGCCTGACGGGCCTCCGCGCCAACGGCCGCGCGCAACACCCATTGAATCATGTGATTGCCTTACCTAACTAATACAGCGGCGCTGCAACTTCGAGCGCTTTTGAAAGGACCCCGATGGCCCCTTCGACGCCCCCCGACGCGATCTTCGACGCGCTGATCTCGAATCGCAACGATCCTGCTGCGCTGCGCAAGCGCGTCGAGACGCTGGAAATCCTGCTCGAACGCAGCTTCGTCATCCCCGGGATCAACCGCCCGGTCGGCCTCGACGCGATCGTCGGCCTTGTCCCCGTCGTCGGCGACGTGATCGCCGCGACGATGGGCGCCTACCTCATCTGGGAAGCGCGCAATCTCGGCATGCCGAAGTGGAAGATCTGGCGCATGGTCGGCAATCTCGGTGTCGACACCGCGCTCGGCGCGATCCCGCTCGTCGGCGATGCGTTCGACCTTTTCTTCCGCTCGAACACGCGCAATCTCAAGATCATCAAGAAGCATCTCGACAAGCATCACCCGGGCACGATGATCATCGACCAATAGGCGCTTCGTCATCTTCCCTTGGGGTGTCTAATGCTGCTAGCACAGCGCCTCCACACCCCAGGGGAGACTATTGAATGATCCGCGCCAGCCTTGCCGCGCTTGCCCTCAGCTGTTCGATCACCGCCGTTGTTGCGGCCGCGCCACAAGACAAGGACCCGTACCTCTGGCTCGAGGATATCGAGGGCGCGAAGGCGCTCGACTGGGTCAAAAAGGAAAATGCGGCCACCGACAAGCTGATCACGAGCCGTCCGGGGTTCGAGGCCGACCGCAAGCGCGCGCGCGAAATCCTCGACGACGATCGCCAGATCGCCGAGCCCGGCGAAGTGATGGGCGACACGATCACCAATTTCTGGCGCGACGCGAACAATCCGCGCGGAATCTGGCGCCAGAGCCCGCTCGACGCCTATCTCGCCGGCAAGCCCGTCTGGACGACGCTCATCGACGTCGACGCGCTCGGCAAGGCCGAGAAGCAGAGCTGGGTGTGGCACGGCGCCGACTGCCTTGCCCCCGATTACACGCGCTGCCTCGTCTCGGTGAGCCCCGGCGGTACCGACGCCGACGTGGTGCGCGAATGGGATCGCACAACCAAGAGCTTCGTCGATGGCGGCTTCGCGCTGCCGCAGGCGAAGAGCAGCGTGACATGGGAAGACGCCGACACCTTGCTCGTCGCGACCGACTATGGCGAAGGCAGCATGACCGCATCGGGCTATCCGCGCGTCGTCAAGCGATGGAAGCGCGGCACCCCGCTCGCGTCGGCGGTGACGGTGGCCGAGGGCGAACATGAAGATGTCGGGATGAACGTCTTTGCGCTCGTCGACGGCGGCAAGCGCTGGCCGATGATCAGCCGCGGCAAGACCTTTTACACCACCGATTACCTGATTCGCGGCGTCAGCGGGGACAGCTATCATTCGACGATCATTCCCGACACCGCGAGCGTCCGCGACGTGCTGGGCGGCCAGGCCATCGTGTTCCTCAACAAGGATTTCGGCGAGGGTTTCCCGGCCGGCTCGCTGATCTCGCTGTCGCTCGACGACATGTCGGCCGACCGGCAGGTGCCGATCATCCCGGTCATGGCACCGACGAAGGCGCAGGCGATCGAGGATGTCTCGGCGACCGACAATATCCTGTGGGTCAAGGCGCTCGACGATGTTGAGGGCAAGCTCTTCGCGCTGCGCCAGGATCAGCCGAATGGTCGCTGGAGCCAGAAAGAGGTCCCCCTCACCCCCAACGCCACCGTCAACATCGCGGGCACGATCGGCAAGCGCGACACGATCTTCGCGAGCGCCGAGACGATGCTGATGCCGCCGACGCTTTACGCCGTGTCCGAAACCGCCGCGCCGCAAGCGGTGCAGAGCCTGCCCGCGACCTTCGACGCCAAGGACATGAGCGTCGAAAAGCGTTTCGCAACGTCGACGGACGGCACGAAAATCCCCTATTTCATCGCGCGCAAGAAGGGCACGACCGGTCCTGTCCCCGCGCTCGTCCACGCCTATGGCGGCTTCCGCTCGGCGCAGACGCCGGGTTATCTGACCGGCCAGCCGTACCGCGCCGGGCCGCTCGGGCTGTTCTGGGTCGAGGACGGCAACGCCTATGTCCTCGCCAACATTCGCGGCGGCGGCGAATATGGCCCCGCCTGGCACGATGCGGCGCTCCGTGAAAAGCGCCAGAACAGCTTCGACGACCTTCACGCAGTCGCCGAGGATCTGGTAAAGACCGGGGTCAGCGCGAAAGGCAAGATCGCGATCTCGGGCCGCTCGAACGGCGGCGTCCTCGTCGGCGCGGCGATGACGCAGCGCGCCGACCTTTATGGGGCGGTGATCTCGGGCTCGCCGATCAAGGATATGTGGCGCTACGACAAGATGCTCGCGGGCGCCTCGTGGGTTGCCGAATATGGCGATCCCGACGTGCCCGAGGATTGGGCCTTCCTGTCGAAATATTCGCCCTATCACAACATCCGCAAGGGCGTGAAATACCCGCCGATCTTCCTCTATCTTTCGACCAAGGACGACCGCGTCCACCCCGGTCACGCGCGCAAATTTGCCGCGCGGCTGATGGAGAATGGCAACCGCGTCTATTATCACGAATATCTGGAGGGCGGCCATTCGGTCGGCGCCGACCATGCCGAGGACGCGGTGCGCGCCGCGATGCTCCACGGCTTCCTGACGCGTGAACTGGTCGAAAAGAAATAGGGACTAGAGGCGCTTCGCCATCGGAATATCGTCCTCGACCGTCCCGTCGGCAAGGACGACCCGCTCGGCGAAGCGCCCTTCCTCTACAAAACCCAGCCGCGCATAAAGGCGGATCGCCGCCTCATTGCCCGAGCGCGATACGAGTTCGAGCCGGTTCACGCCGGGATGCTCGGCCGCGATCGCATCGAACAGCGCCGCGAAAAGCCGCGACCCGACGCCCCTGCCCTGCGCCAGCGGGGACACCGCGACGGTCAGGTCGGTCATGACATGCGCAAACTGGCGCGGCTCCATCCGAACGCAATGGACGACGCCAAGGAGCGCGTCGCCGTCGAACGCACCGAGCGCGACGCCGCTTTGTGCGCGGGTGATCACCGCATCGGCGTAAGCGACCGAAAATTCGTCGGGCTCGCGCGCCAATCCGGACCCCGGCACCGCAGCGACCTGTCGCAGCAGCGCCAGCACCGCTGCGCCATCGCCGGTCTGGAGCGCCCGGATGTCGATCCCGTCCGTCATCGTATCTGCCTCTTCTCCAGCTTCCGCGCCAGCGTCCGCCGGTGCATGCCGAGCCGGCGCGCGGTCTCGGATATGTTGAAGTCGGTTTCGACCAGCACCTGGTGGATATGCTCCCACTCGACCGTCTTGATCGACGACTGGCGGTCGCCCACCGGCGTTTCGGCATTGCCGTCGGTGCGGTCGAACGCCGCCTCGATATCATCGGTGTTCGACGGCTTGGCGAGATAATAGGAGGCGCCGAGCTTGATCGCCTCGACCGCCGTCGCGATGCTCGCGAACCCCGTCAGCACGACGATCCGCATCGCCGCATCGGCGGCGCGGAGCGTCTGCACGCAGGCGAGCCCCGACGCGCTGCCGAGCTTCAGGTCGACGACCGCATAGCCCGGCCGGAACGCCTGCAAATGCGCGTCCATCTCTTCGGGACCATGCGCGACCCGCACGTCATAACCGCGCCGCTCGAACGAGCGCTTCAGCGTCCGCGCGAACGCTTCGTCATCCTCGACGATCAGCAATTGCCGCCCATCTTTCTTGGCGTCGGTCATGCTTTCTCTCCGCTCTCGCGCGCAAGCGACGAAATGGGCAGGAAAATCCGCACCAGCGCGCCGCCTTCGTCGCGATTGGACACGCTGGCGCCGCCGCCGAGCTTGCGCAGCACATTGACGAGCAGAAACAGGCCCAGCCCGCCGCCGGGGCGTCCCTTGGTCGAGCGATAGGGCTGGCCGAAATTCTCCAGCATTTCGGGGCTGAAGCCCGGTCCGCGATCGGCGATTTCGATCACCAGCATGTCACCGTCGCGCGAGGTCGTAAAGCTCGTCCAGTCGGGCGACACCTCGGCCGCATTGTCGAGCACATTGCCGATCACCTGGCGCAGCGCGGGGTCCGATACGATCGCGACGTCGGCGCCGAAGCGGTCGTTGAATTCGACCGTGTCCGGCCGGCGCACCGCGCGCGTGTGCGACACGATCTCGTTGAACGCCGCGCGCATCGTCGTGAGCTGCGGCGCCTCGCCGCGCGCCTCGCCCGCCGACATCAGGATGCCGCTGACGATCGCCTTGCAGCGCTGCACCGCGGTGTCCATGTCGGCGAGATCTTCCTGCATCTCGCGATCCTTCGCGAGGCGCGGCGCCGCTTTCCAGTCACCGATCAGCACCGATAGCGTCGACAACGGTGTCCCGAGTTCGTGTGCCGCGCCTGATGCGAGCAAGCCCATGCGCACGATATGGTCCTCCTCCGCCGCACGCTGGCGGCTCGCCGCGAGCGCCGCGTCGCTGTCGCGCAGGTTGCGGCTGATCCGCGTCACGAAGGCGACGAGCAGCACCGCGATCAGCAGGAAACAGACGAAGCTGCCCTGCAGATAAAGCTCCATCGGATCAGCGGCATAGGCGGGCGGCAGCACGAGCGGCGTCGGATCGACGCGCAGCGCCGCGAGCGCCGCCAACGCCGCGGCGACGATCGCCCACGACGATCGCGGCGTCAGCAGGATCGCGCCGATCACCACCTGCAGCAGGAACAGCGAGGCAAAGGGATTGTCTAGCCCGCCGCTATGATGGAGCTGCCAGCCGAGCGCGGCTACGTCGAACAGCAGCACTGCGGTCAGCTCGGCATTGGTCACCGCGCGCCCGCGGCGGAGCAACGCGATGCTCGCGAAGTTGATCGCGATCAGCACCATGATTGCCGCGAGCAGGGGGGCACCCGGAAGCGATATGCCCATCGGCCCGCTGACGATCCCGATCGTCGCCAGCTGTCCCCCGACCGCAATCCAGCGCAGCTGGATCAGCAGCGTCATGTTGCGGCGCCCGGCGGGGGCCCGGACGGGCGCGGCCGGCAGGATGGTCGGGCTGGTCATCAATCGCGGATACGCCACAGCCGCCATGCAAAAAAGAGGCTGAGCGCACAAAGCGCAAACCAGGTCAGCGCATAGACGAGATGATTGTCGGGAAAGCGCACGACGGTCAGCCCGCCGACGGGATAGCCGCCGGGGTTCGGTGTGCTGTCGGCATCGACAAAATAAGGGGCGGCGTTGCGCAGCCCCCGCGCCTTCGCAATTGCCGCGACATCGCGCGAAAACCAGCGATCGGCCGCCGGATCGTTCGAACGAAGGAAGGCGCCTTCGGGCTCGGTCACGCGCAACAGTCCGGTTACGCTCACCGCGCCCGCGGCATTGCCCGCCGCCCGCGCCGCCGGATCGCGCCGGTCCTTGGGCACGAAGCCGCGATTGACGAGCAGCGTGAAGCCCGGGGTTTCGAGGGGAGTCAGAACCCAATAGCCGGGACCGCGATCGGTCACGGCCTGAACCAGCGTCTCGCGATCATGTCGAAACTGCCCGGTTGCCGTTACACGTCGATAGGCGTCATTCTTTGCGTCGACCGCGTCCCATGCAGCCCGCCCCGGAGCCGCCACCGGCTTCGCATGGATGCGCGCATCGACAGCAGCGACCAGCTCATGCTTCCACGCGCGCCGCTCGACCTGCCAGACGCCGAGCATCGCGAGGCCGATCGCCGCGATCAGCGCCGCGGCGGCAAAAGCGCCGCGGCGGGTGCGCGTCACGGTACCTGTCTCGCGTCCTCGTGCGACATCGGCATCATGTTGGTGTTGAGATGGTGCATCACCCACAGCGAGCCCGCGAGCATGATCACGACGACGATGATGGTGAAGACCAGCGAGGTCAGCGACCAGCCGCCCTCGGCCTTTGGCGTCATATGGAGGAAATAGACCATATGGACGACGATCTGGACGACCGCGAAGCCCATGATGATCGCGCCCGTGGCGGCAGCGCTGAGCGGCATCGTCATCACCAGCCAGAAGGGAATGGCGGTCAGGATCACCGACAGCACGAAACCGATGACATAGTCGCGCATCGAGGCGTGCGGCATCTCGATCTCGTCGTGACCGTGCGCAGCGTGAGGATCGGCGCTCATCGCAGCACTCCCATCAGATAGACAAAGGTGAAGACGCCGATCCAGACGACGTCGAGGAAGTGCCAGAACATCGACAGGCACATGACGCGGCGCTTGTTCGCCGCGATCAACCCGTGCTTCGACAGCTGGACCATCAGCGTGACGAGCCAGATGATACCGAAGGTCACGTGCAGCCCGTGCGTGCCGACGAGCGTGAAGAAGCTCGACAGGAAGGCGCTGCGCTGCGGCCCCGCACCGATTTCGATAAGATGGTGGAATTCGTAAAGCTCGATCCCGAGGAAGGCGAGCCCGAACAGCCCGGTGATCGCGAGCCACAGCTGGACGCCCTTCACCTTGCCCTGCTGCATCTGCAGCACCGCAAAGCCATAGGTGATCGACGAGAAGAGCAGCATCGCGGTGTTGAGCGCGATGAGCTTCAGGTCGAACAGATCCTTCGGCGACGGCCCCGCGGCATAGCTGCCGCCGAGCACGGCATAGCAGGCAAAGAGGATCGCAAAGATGAGGCAGTCGCTCATCAGATAGATCCAGAAGCCCAGCATCGTGCTGTGCCCCTCGGGATGCGCATGCTCGTCGAGGTCGTAGAACTGGACGGGTTCGTCGGCGGTGATGGTCTTGGCACTCATCGGATCAGGCTCCGGCCGCCAGCTGGCGGGTGCGCGCTTCCTCGACCGCGGTGACCGTCGCCGCCGGGATGTCGAAATCGCGCTTGTAGTTGAAGGTGTGATAGATCGCGCCGACCACCGTCGCGGCAAAGCTCAGCGCCACCAGCCACCAGATATGCCAGACCAGCGCGAAACCCATGACGAGGCAGAAGCCCGACAGGATCATCCCCGTGCCGGTGTTGCTCGGCATATGGATGTCGCGATAGCCATCGACCGGCCGCTGATGCCCGCGCTTCTTCATGTCATACCACGCGTCGAGGTCGTGGATCACCGGCGTGAAGGCGAAATTATAGTCGGGCGGCGGCGAGCTGGTCGCCCATTCGAGCGTGCGGCCGTCCCACGGATCGCCGCCCGTCGTGTCGCGCAGTTCCTTGCCGCGCCAGATGCTGACACCGAACTGGACCAGCATCGCACCGATGCCCGCGGCGACGATCAGCGCGCCGATGCCCGCGATCACGAACCAGATTTGCAAGCTCGGGTCGTCGAACACGCGCATCCGGCGGGTCACGCCCATCAGGCCGAGGATATAGAGCGGCGTGAAGGCGACCCAGAAACCGACGACCCAGCACCAGAAGCTGATCTTGCCCCAGAAGACGTCGAGCTTGTAGCCGAACGCCTTGGGCCACCAGTAGTTGATCGCCGCGAACAGGCCGAACAGCACGCCGCCGATGATCACGTTATGGAAGTGCGCGATCAGGAACAGCGAGTTGTGCAGCACGAAGTCGGCGGGCGGCACCGCGAGCAGCACGCCGGTCATGCCGCCGATGACGAAGGTCAGCATGAAGGCGATCGTCCACATCATCGGCAATTCGAACCGGATGCGGCCGCGATACATGGTGAAGAGCCAGTTGAAGAGCTTGGCCCCTGTCGGGATCGAGATCACCATCGTCGTGATGCCGAAGAAGCTGTTGACGCTCGCCCCCGACCCCATGGTGAAGAAGTGGTGCAGCCAGACAATGTACGACAGGATGGTGATGCACACCGTCGCATAGACCATCGACGTATAGCCGAAGAGCTTCTTGCCCGAGAAGGTCGAGGTGACTTCCGAATAGACGCCGAACAGCGGCAGCACGAGGATGTAAACCTCGGGGTGACCCCAGATCCAGATGAGGTTCACATACATCATCGGCGACCCGCCGAGATCGTTGGTGAAGAAATTGGTGCCGGCGTAACGGTCGAGCGTCAGAAGCGCGAGCGTCGCGGTCAGGATCGGGAAGGACGCGACGATCAGGATGTTCGAGCAGAGCGAGGTCCAGGTGAAGACGGGCATCTTCATCAGGCCCATGCCCGGCGCGCGCAGTTTCAGGATCGTGACGATCAGGTTGATGCCCGACAAGGTCGTGCCCACCCCGGCTATCTGTAAGCCCCAGATATAATAATCGACGCCGACATTCGGGCTGTAAGCGATCCCCGACAAGGGCGGATAGGCAAGCCAGCCGGTCTGCGCATATTCGCCGACGAACAGCGAGATCATCGTCAGCACCGCGCCCGACGTCGTCATCCAGAAGCTGAAATTGTTGAGGAAGGGAAAGCTGACGTCGCGCGCGCCGATCTGCAGCGGCACGATATAGTTCATCAGGCCGGTGATGAACGGCATCGCGACGAAGAAGATCATGATCACGCCGTGCGCGGTGAACACCTGGTCATAATGATGCGGCGTCAGATAGCCTTCGGACCCGCCGAACGCGAGGGCCTGCTGCAGGCGCATCATGATCGCATCGGCAAAGCCGCGCAGGAACATGATGAGCCCGAGGATCATGTACATGATCCCGATGCGCTTGTGGTCGACGGTGGTGAACCATTCGGTCCACAAATAGCCCCAGAGGCGGAATTTGGTGATCAGGCCAAGCACGGCGAGGCCGCCAAGGACGACGCCGATGAAGGTGACGACGAGGATCGGCTCGTGCAGCGGCAGCGCCTCGAGCGACAGCTTGCCGAGGATCGGACCGGTTTCGGGTGCGGGATGCGGGATGCTCATGAGGATCTCGGGCTCGTTCAGGACAGCGGGCGGTCGGCGGCGGCGGGTGCGCGCAGCGCGGTGCGTTCGGGCTTCGAGGGATGCGGAAGGCCCTCGCCCTTCAGTTTTGCGGGTGCCACCGGCTTTGCGTCGGGGCGGTCGTTCGACATCACCGGCGAGCTGCAATAGGCCGCGACATAGCGCATGCTCCAGCGGGCGGCATCGACGGTGCCGCGCGCTGCGAACTTGTCATAAGTGACCTGCCGGACGTTGCCGATGCCCGCGATGCCCGCGCCGCCCTTGGCGTCGAGCGCCATCATGTCGTGCATGCACATCTTGCCGGGCTCGACGCACATGTTGACGACGGCGTCGAACAGCTGCGGATCGCTTGCGGCGAAGCGGCGGACCGGTTCCTTGTGCGTCGGCTTTTCGAGCTTCAGATAGGCATCGCGGCTGAGGTCGCCTTCGGACGAGGCTTTCGCTTCGGCGACCCATTTGTCGAACTCGCTCGCGGGCAGGCTCTTCACCGCAAAGCGCATATTCGAAAAGCCCCAGCCCGAATAATTGGCCGAGAAGCCTTCGTAAGTGCCGGTCTTGTCGAAGACGCCGTGCAGCTTGGTTTCCATGCCGGGCATTGCGTAAATCTGCCCCGCGAGCGCGGGCACGTAAAAGCTGTTCATCACCGACGAGGAGGATATGCGGAACCGCACCGGCCGGTTCACCGGCAGCGCCAGTTCGTTCACCGTCGCCAACTGCTGTTCGGGGTAGATGAACAGCCATTTCCAGTCGAGCGCGACCACCTGCACGTCGAGCGGCTTGACCTCGGCCGCGACCGGCTGGCCCGGCCCCGTCCGCGCGAGCGGGCGGTACGGGTCAAGCAAATGCGTCGCGACCCACGTCACCGCGCCAAGGCAGATGATGATGAGCAGCGGCGCCGACCAGATGACGAGCTCGAGCTGCGTCGAATGGTCCCAGTCGGGCTTGTACGTCGCCTCCTTGTTCGACGCGCGATATTTCCACGCGAAGAAGATCGTCAGCGCCATCACCGGCACGATGACCAGCAGCATCAGCACGGTCGACAGGACGATCAGGTCGCCCTGCTGGCGCGCGACGTCGCCGGCGGGATCGAGCACGATCAACCCGCAACCCGAAAGCATGGGCAGCGCGGCGAGCAGCGGCAAAAGCCGCAATCGGGCGAGAAAACGGGGGAGATTGCTTGGCATGATGCGCGCCTAGGCCTCCTTTGTTGCACTGCACATAGGACATTTTGTCCAATCCCGCGACCGCTCATCATCGCGCAGGGGCATTTTCATTCCGGGCGATTTTGCCCTATGACCGACTCGTGCCGCCGCATCTTGTCTTGCGGAGGGCGCCAGCTCAAGGATTGTTACCATGGCTGCCGATACTGTGCCCACCACCGAGGTCGAACGCGACGCCCGCGCCCTCCATGACGACGGCCACCGCATCGACCCTGCCGAGATCGCGATCGGCGTCATCATCGGCCGCACCTCCGAATTCTTCGACTTCTTCGTCTATGCGATCGCGTCGGTGCTGGTGTTCCCCAAGCTGGTCTTCCCGCACCTCGACCCGCTGACCGGCACGCTCTGGTCGTTCGCGATTTTCGCCCTCGCCTTCCTTGCGCGCCCCGTCGGCACGATCATCTTCACCGCGATCGACCGCGCCTATGGCCGCGGTGCGAAGCTCACCATCGCGCTGTTCCTGCTCGGCGGCTCAACCGCTGCGATCGCCTTCGTCCCCAGCTATGAATCGGCCGGCATCGGCGCGGCGTTGCTGCTCGCGCTCTTCCGCATGGGCCAGGGCGTCGCGCTCGGCGGCTCGTGG
Coding sequences within it:
- the cyoB gene encoding cytochrome o ubiquinol oxidase subunit I, whose amino-acid sequence is MSIPHPAPETGPILGKLSLEALPLHEPILVVTFIGVVLGGLAVLGLITKFRLWGYLWTEWFTTVDHKRIGIMYMILGLIMFLRGFADAIMMRLQQALAFGGSEGYLTPHHYDQVFTAHGVIMIFFVAMPFITGLMNYIVPLQIGARDVSFPFLNNFSFWMTTSGAVLTMISLFVGEYAQTGWLAYPPLSGIAYSPNVGVDYYIWGLQIAGVGTTLSGINLIVTILKLRAPGMGLMKMPVFTWTSLCSNILIVASFPILTATLALLTLDRYAGTNFFTNDLGGSPMMYVNLIWIWGHPEVYILVLPLFGVYSEVTSTFSGKKLFGYTSMVYATVCITILSYIVWLHHFFTMGSGASVNSFFGITTMVISIPTGAKLFNWLFTMYRGRIRFELPMMWTIAFMLTFVIGGMTGVLLAVPPADFVLHNSLFLIAHFHNVIIGGVLFGLFAAINYWWPKAFGYKLDVFWGKISFWCWVVGFWVAFTPLYILGLMGVTRRMRVFDDPSLQIWFVIAGIGALIVAAGIGAMLVQFGVSIWRGKELRDTTGGDPWDGRTLEWATSSPPPDYNFAFTPVIHDLDAWYDMKKRGHQRPVDGYRDIHMPSNTGTGMILSGFCLVMGFALVWHIWWLVALSFAATVVGAIYHTFNYKRDFDIPAATVTAVEEARTRQLAAGA
- the cyoA gene encoding ubiquinol oxidase subunit II, producing MPSNLPRFLARLRLLPLLAALPMLSGCGLIVLDPAGDVARQQGDLIVLSTVLMLLVIVPVMALTIFFAWKYRASNKEATYKPDWDHSTQLELVIWSAPLLIIICLGAVTWVATHLLDPYRPLARTGPGQPVAAEVKPLDVQVVALDWKWLFIYPEQQLATVNELALPVNRPVRFRISSSSVMNSFYVPALAGQIYAMPGMETKLHGVFDKTGTYEGFSANYSGWGFSNMRFAVKSLPASEFDKWVAEAKASSEGDLSRDAYLKLEKPTHKEPVRRFAASDPQLFDAVVNMCVEPGKMCMHDMMALDAKGGAGIAGIGNVRQVTYDKFAARGTVDAARWSMRYVAAYCSSPVMSNDRPDAKPVAPAKLKGEGLPHPSKPERTALRAPAAADRPLS